A single region of the Salvia miltiorrhiza cultivar Shanhuang (shh) chromosome 8, IMPLAD_Smil_shh, whole genome shotgun sequence genome encodes:
- the LOC131001598 gene encoding probable serine/threonine-protein kinase PIX13 isoform X1 produces the protein MGNCFRSQLAADPSPIPAINNSSGQSTQATWPNHSNGGTSSATDSSSRGLSQISNGASDEGVVGGEILATPNVKVYNFGDLKSATRGFKSDMVLGVGGFGTVYKGWVDEITLLPTRHGTGMLVAIKKLNQESTQGFDEWQAEVDFLGRLSHPNLVKLLGYCLDDQELLLVYEFMPRGSLENHLFRRNAATEPLSWDIRLKIAIGAARGLAFLHSSEKQVIYRDFKASNILLDGSYSAKISDFGLAKLGPAAGNTHVTTRIMGTHGYAAPEYIATGEWRCISSHHLFIITSQCDICVYQTGHLYVKSDVYGFGVVLLEMMTGLRAHDTRRPTGQHNLVDWLKPDLSHRRRLKTIMDSRMEGQYSSKASFEAAKLTLRCLEPEPRKRPSMEEVVVVLEQIAAMSASHRPPRSHRNAAGGGPGR, from the exons ATGGGAAATTGCTTTCGATCTCAGCTAGCTGCGGATCCCAGCCCTATTCCTGCTATTAATAATTCCAGTGGACAATCCACTCAAG CGACTTGGCCTAATCACAGCAATGGCGGAACGAGCTCTGCGAcggacagcagcagcagagggCTTAGCCAGATTTCAAATGGTGCGAGTGATGAAGGTGTTGTTGGGGGAGAAATATTGGCGACTCCAAATGTAAAAGTGTATAATTTTGGTGATTTGAAGAGTGCGACGAGGGGTTTCAAGAGTGACATGGTGTTGGGTGTGGGAGGTTTTGGGACAGTTTACAAGGGATGGGTGGATGAGATAACACTCCTCCCAACGCGACACGGCACGGGGATGCTGGTTGCCATCAAGAAGCTCAACCAGGAAAGCACCCAAGGCTTTGATGAATGGCAGGCAGAAGTCGACTTTCTAGGCAGGCTTTCACATCCCAACTTGGTCAAGCTCTTGGGATACTGTTTGGATGATCAAGAGCTGTTGCTTGTTTACGAGTTCATGCCAAGGGGGAGCCTCGAAAACCATCTCTTCAGAA GAAACGCTGCAACCGAGCCTTTATCGTGGGACATACGCCTCAAAATAGCCATCGGAGCAGCACGAGGCCTCGCCTTTCTGCACTCTTCTGAGAAGCAAGTCATCTACAGAGACTTCAAGGCCTCCAACATTCTGCTGGATGGG AGTTACAGCGCGAAAATATCTGATTTCGGGCTAGCAAAACTGGGGCCTGCTGCAGGGAATACTCATGTAACGACTCGAATCATGGGCACCCACGGCTACGCTGCGCCCGAGTACATTGCGACGGGTGAGTGGCGCTGCATTTCATCTCACCACTTATTTATCATCACATCACAATGTGATATATGTGTATACCAAACAGGGCATCTGTATGTGAAGAGTGATGTGTACGGCTTTGGGGTGGTGCTGCTGGAGATGATGACCGGGCTGAGAGCGCACGACACCAGGCGGCCCACCGGGCAGCATAACCTGGTCGATTGGTTGAAACCCGATCTCTCCCATCGCCGCAGGCTCAAAACAATCATGGATAGTCGGATGGAAGGGCAGTACTCGTCCAAGGCCTCCTTTGAGGCCGCCAAGCTCACGCTTAGATGCTTGGAACCCGAGCCCAGGAAGCGCCCTTCCATGGAGGAGGTCGTCGTGGTCTTGGAACAGATTGCAGCCATGAGTGCGTCGCACCGCCCGCCCAGGTCTCATCGCAACGCCGCCGGTGGGGGACCTGGAAGATGA
- the LOC131001598 gene encoding probable serine/threonine-protein kinase PIX13 isoform X2, with the protein MGNCFRSQLAADPSPIPAINNSSGQSTQATWPNHSNGGTSSATDSSSRGLSQISNGASDEGVVGGEILATPNVKVYNFGDLKSATRGFKSDMVLGVGGFGTVYKGWVDEITLLPTRHGTGMLVAIKKLNQESTQGFDEWQAEVDFLGRLSHPNLVKLLGYCLDDQELLLVYEFMPRGSLENHLFRRNAATEPLSWDIRLKIAIGAARGLAFLHSSEKQVIYRDFKASNILLDGSYSAKISDFGLAKLGPAAGNTHVTTRIMGTHGYAAPEYIATGHLYVKSDVYGFGVVLLEMMTGLRAHDTRRPTGQHNLVDWLKPDLSHRRRLKTIMDSRMEGQYSSKASFEAAKLTLRCLEPEPRKRPSMEEVVVVLEQIAAMSASHRPPRSHRNAAGGGPGR; encoded by the exons ATGGGAAATTGCTTTCGATCTCAGCTAGCTGCGGATCCCAGCCCTATTCCTGCTATTAATAATTCCAGTGGACAATCCACTCAAG CGACTTGGCCTAATCACAGCAATGGCGGAACGAGCTCTGCGAcggacagcagcagcagagggCTTAGCCAGATTTCAAATGGTGCGAGTGATGAAGGTGTTGTTGGGGGAGAAATATTGGCGACTCCAAATGTAAAAGTGTATAATTTTGGTGATTTGAAGAGTGCGACGAGGGGTTTCAAGAGTGACATGGTGTTGGGTGTGGGAGGTTTTGGGACAGTTTACAAGGGATGGGTGGATGAGATAACACTCCTCCCAACGCGACACGGCACGGGGATGCTGGTTGCCATCAAGAAGCTCAACCAGGAAAGCACCCAAGGCTTTGATGAATGGCAGGCAGAAGTCGACTTTCTAGGCAGGCTTTCACATCCCAACTTGGTCAAGCTCTTGGGATACTGTTTGGATGATCAAGAGCTGTTGCTTGTTTACGAGTTCATGCCAAGGGGGAGCCTCGAAAACCATCTCTTCAGAA GAAACGCTGCAACCGAGCCTTTATCGTGGGACATACGCCTCAAAATAGCCATCGGAGCAGCACGAGGCCTCGCCTTTCTGCACTCTTCTGAGAAGCAAGTCATCTACAGAGACTTCAAGGCCTCCAACATTCTGCTGGATGGG AGTTACAGCGCGAAAATATCTGATTTCGGGCTAGCAAAACTGGGGCCTGCTGCAGGGAATACTCATGTAACGACTCGAATCATGGGCACCCACGGCTACGCTGCGCCCGAGTACATTGCGACGG GGCATCTGTATGTGAAGAGTGATGTGTACGGCTTTGGGGTGGTGCTGCTGGAGATGATGACCGGGCTGAGAGCGCACGACACCAGGCGGCCCACCGGGCAGCATAACCTGGTCGATTGGTTGAAACCCGATCTCTCCCATCGCCGCAGGCTCAAAACAATCATGGATAGTCGGATGGAAGGGCAGTACTCGTCCAAGGCCTCCTTTGAGGCCGCCAAGCTCACGCTTAGATGCTTGGAACCCGAGCCCAGGAAGCGCCCTTCCATGGAGGAGGTCGTCGTGGTCTTGGAACAGATTGCAGCCATGAGTGCGTCGCACCGCCCGCCCAGGTCTCATCGCAACGCCGCCGGTGGGGGACCTGGAAGATGA